Below is a genomic region from Fischerella sp. PCC 9605.
AAAACCGAATCAGATGGTTTTCGCCCAGGCTAACCATAAACGAAGCACTATTCATCTGATCGCCGCATGTATAGCAAGACGCAGGGTATCCGCGTCGCTCTAATACTATTGCCAAGGCTTGTAGGTTCATAACCAAGTCTTGGACGAATTGCCGATGTTGTTGCGCTAGTCTTAGAAACACTAATGTCCTCCTAACACCACAGTTGTGTAAGTCCTTTTATATTTTTTTTAGATTCTCTCATCCACTGGTATTGTAAACTATTCATTACAAT
It encodes:
- a CDS encoding DUF1815 family protein, with the translated sequence MFLRLAQQHRQFVQDLVMNLQALAIVLERRGYPASCYTCGDQMNSASFMVSLGENHLIRFLVSDYGITWTEMRDDRELMKLEGAEAVNQLQELANIVKNPIQASVTTKTLAKRY